A genomic window from Desulfovibrio gilichinskyi includes:
- the rodA gene encoding rod shape-determining protein RodA, whose protein sequence is MSPIDRRLLIHMNWLLLGLAAVLFFVGVLNLYSASGFRMEDGMSVNSFYQKQLIWGLMGFGGMLTFMLFDYRHLKTIAWPLFWVTVLLLLAVPFAGKTIYGARRWIDLGFFNFQPSELAKITILVIGARILSRDIEPLGFLKLGYVVAVGLLPAGMIILQPDLGSGLNALLILGGMILYRGLTSKVFKTMAVAIPCIIPLGWLFMHDYQKRRVISFMNPASDPLGSGYHIIQSEIAIGSGRLWGKGFLGGTQSQLRFLPEKHTDFAIAVFGEEWGFVGAMTVLSLFCVFLYQMVVTARDAKDLFGSYLAAGVFFYFFWQILINMGMVLGLMPVVGIPLPFISYGGSATVVNFCLIGLVLNVSMRRYVFKQG, encoded by the coding sequence ATGTCTCCGATTGACAGAAGGCTGCTCATTCACATGAACTGGTTATTGCTGGGACTCGCGGCCGTGTTGTTTTTTGTTGGCGTATTGAATCTTTATTCAGCCAGCGGATTCAGAATGGAAGACGGCATGAGTGTTAATTCATTTTATCAGAAACAGTTGATCTGGGGGCTGATGGGATTCGGCGGAATGTTGACCTTTATGCTCTTCGATTACAGGCATTTAAAGACTATCGCATGGCCTCTTTTTTGGGTGACTGTACTGCTTTTGCTTGCGGTACCGTTTGCAGGAAAAACAATTTACGGGGCCCGTAGATGGATTGATCTTGGTTTTTTTAATTTTCAACCGAGTGAACTTGCCAAAATTACTATTCTTGTAATCGGAGCAAGAATTTTATCAAGGGATATTGAACCGCTTGGTTTTCTTAAATTGGGATATGTCGTTGCCGTGGGGCTTCTTCCCGCGGGAATGATTATTTTGCAGCCTGACCTTGGATCAGGTCTGAATGCTCTTTTAATCCTTGGTGGAATGATTCTTTACAGAGGGCTTACATCCAAAGTTTTTAAAACAATGGCTGTCGCTATTCCATGCATTATTCCTCTTGGTTGGCTTTTTATGCATGATTACCAAAAACGAAGAGTTATCTCGTTTATGAATCCTGCAAGCGACCCGCTCGGGTCAGGTTATCATATTATCCAGTCTGAAATTGCAATCGGTTCAGGCCGGCTTTGGGGAAAAGGATTTCTCGGCGGAACTCAGAGCCAGTTACGGTTTTTACCGGAGAAACATACTGACTTTGCGATTGCTGTTTTCGGAGAGGAATGGGGCTTTGTCGGCGCAATGACCGTACTTAGTCTTTTTTGTGTATTTTTATATCAGATGGTTGTAACTGCAAGGGATGCCAAGGATTTATTCGGAAGCTATCTCGCTGCAGGCGTATTCTTTTATTTCTTCTGGCAAATCTTAATCAATATGGGTATGGTCCTCGGACTAATGCCGGTAGTAGGCATACCTCTACCATTTATCAGCTATGGCGGCAGTGCCACTGTAGTTAATTTTTGTCTAATAGGACTCGTTTTAAATGTGTCCATGAGACGCTACGTATTCAAACAGGGGTAA
- a CDS encoding bactofilin family protein — protein sequence MARDEINAFLGSGTDYQGKLNFQGAVRIDGNFSGEVESEGTLVVGKDARVEGVLRIGQLVLSGKVTGEVYARDKAVLHKTANLQGNLVTPVLVVEEGAVLEGRVTMSSAGVEAVETVAEEIS from the coding sequence ATGGCAAGAGATGAAATAAATGCTTTTCTCGGTAGTGGAACAGATTATCAAGGAAAGTTGAACTTCCAGGGCGCTGTGCGTATCGACGGCAACTTCAGTGGGGAAGTGGAGTCCGAGGGGACTCTGGTTGTCGGTAAAGATGCCCGGGTTGAAGGTGTCTTGAGGATAGGCCAGCTCGTATTGAGCGGCAAAGTTACAGGTGAAGTTTATGCTCGTGATAAGGCTGTGCTTCATAAGACTGCAAACCTTCAAGGTAATCTGGTCACACCTGTCCTTGTTGTTGAGGAAGGAGCAGTTTTGGAAGGGCGCGTTACTATGAGCTCAGCCGGAGTTGAGGCGGTTGAGACTGTAGCTGAAGAAATAAGTTAA
- a CDS encoding ATP synthase F0 subunit B: MIDLDISFFIQLANFIITLLVLNLLMFRPIREIIRKRSELMSDQLSKVENFTTSADSKVKDYETALDSARKQGMEIRNGFKEQGAKEEQAVLSEAGKVATVTLKEARAEVASEKGAALKVLDGEIEAFAQKVTAKVLG; this comes from the coding sequence ATGATTGATTTAGATATTAGCTTTTTTATCCAGTTAGCAAACTTCATCATCACCCTTCTTGTTCTCAACCTTCTTATGTTTCGTCCGATTCGTGAAATAATTAGAAAACGTTCGGAGCTTATGAGTGATCAGCTCTCGAAAGTGGAAAATTTCACAACCTCGGCTGATTCGAAGGTGAAAGACTACGAAACCGCTTTGGACAGTGCCCGTAAGCAGGGTATGGAAATCCGGAACGGCTTTAAAGAACAGGGTGCCAAAGAAGAGCAGGCAGTTCTTTCTGAAGCAGGTAAGGTCGCAACTGTGACTTTGAAAGAAGCCCGCGCAGAAGTTGCATCCGAAAAAGGTGCGGCCTTGAAAGTTCTTGATGGTGAGATCGAAGCTTTTGCTCAGAAGGTTACAGCCAAGGTTCTTGGCTAG
- the atpF gene encoding F0F1 ATP synthase subunit B — MKRKHMIMAIATLTALLVAGTAFAAGHGAGEHEIPWMNFTWRVLNLILVLGILYKFAGKKIAGLFKGRQAGIRQELNDLQARKEAAEKKLQDVEKSIANLEKEKDAILTEARNQGESMKAAIIQKAEQSAEHLKAQAKVSAEQEFLIARDEMRAEMADKVIEAAEKIVKSTLTKAQHENLVDEYLTKVVLN; from the coding sequence TTGAAGCGGAAACACATGATCATGGCAATTGCCACTCTTACTGCATTGCTGGTAGCAGGCACAGCCTTCGCCGCCGGCCATGGAGCAGGGGAACATGAGATTCCCTGGATGAACTTTACTTGGCGCGTCCTCAACTTGATTTTGGTTCTTGGAATTCTTTACAAATTTGCCGGCAAGAAAATTGCCGGACTTTTTAAAGGACGTCAGGCCGGAATCAGACAGGAGCTTAACGATTTGCAGGCTCGTAAGGAAGCTGCAGAGAAGAAGCTTCAGGACGTGGAAAAGAGTATTGCTAATCTGGAAAAGGAAAAGGATGCAATCCTTACCGAAGCCAGAAACCAGGGCGAATCCATGAAAGCGGCAATTATCCAGAAGGCAGAACAGAGTGCTGAGCATTTGAAAGCTCAGGCGAAAGTCTCCGCTGAGCAGGAATTCTTGATTGCCCGTGACGAAATGCGTGCTGAAATGGCTGACAAAGTCATCGAAGCCGCTGAGAAAATCGTCAAAAGCACACTCACTAAAGCTCAGCATGAGAATCTTGTGGATGAATACTTAACAAAGGTGGTGCTCAATTGA
- a CDS encoding F0F1 ATP synthase subunit delta has translation MTGNIVSRRYAKALFSVGQKQGEADLAAYGKALTELSQILEDSPEALRLFQNPVFSAEEKKSVLDKLLEKTSAGPVVKNFCNLLADKGRLPCIPEIASDYSGMLDAVQGIVRGKLVTAIKLTEKRQTEIKERLEDQLKCKLELEFAMNNDILGGVVLQVGDKVLDASIRAQLQMMKEQIKRGV, from the coding sequence TTGACCGGGAACATAGTCTCACGCAGATATGCAAAGGCGCTGTTCTCTGTTGGCCAGAAGCAGGGAGAAGCAGACCTCGCGGCGTATGGTAAGGCACTGACCGAGTTGTCCCAGATCCTGGAAGATTCCCCGGAGGCCCTGAGGCTCTTTCAGAATCCTGTTTTCAGTGCGGAAGAAAAGAAATCCGTACTTGATAAACTACTCGAAAAGACCTCGGCAGGACCTGTGGTAAAAAACTTTTGCAACCTTTTGGCCGATAAAGGAAGGCTTCCATGTATTCCCGAAATAGCAAGTGACTATTCTGGAATGCTGGACGCTGTCCAGGGGATCGTCCGAGGTAAACTCGTGACTGCGATTAAGCTGACCGAGAAGCGTCAGACTGAAATTAAAGAACGTCTCGAAGATCAACTTAAGTGCAAACTCGAACTTGAGTTTGCAATGAATAACGATATCCTTGGTGGTGTGGTTCTTCAGGTCGGAGATAAAGTTCTTGATGCAAGCATTCGCGCACAGCTGCAAATGATGAAAGAACAGATTAAAAGGGGTGTGTAG